One genomic window of Numida meleagris isolate 19003 breed g44 Domestic line chromosome 1, NumMel1.0, whole genome shotgun sequence includes the following:
- the CCDC77 gene encoding coiled-coil domain-containing protein 77: MSATGGSAGLSPRSRRLATPHSSSRYSSSQPQSQGDSTPLPSINERLAFLRPSRELLEYYRKKIADFDEEHEDLVKRLERYKETYDEQHKLQWEVRQREEEIAELQKALSDMQVYLFQEREHVLRLYSENDRLKIRELEDRKKIQHLLALVGTDAGEVTYFHKEPPHKVTVLQRPAKSRDSHEGNDSSRTGTKRSTSKQAGKGDIHESPERYQRDNQTLLLQVEALQAQIEEQTRLSKEQLQALLEDRRIHMEEAQVQHQRDQDKIKTLTDKLNKTQNLLYESTRDFLQLKFDVRASEKAWMVEKDSLLRKIDKDSDQLIGREPEREKKQRDTKMLQADHEAGKPHSRGVKSLQEELMQEQQLSNMYREQCIALESELARICEERDAGRELFKKRSEKMGKRLKLVTQRYEALEKRRTMEVEGFKNDIKQLRQKLRDVEKQLFKVTLNIGPDQDLAILHEVRQGNRLTRKLQEELKYLKAKIYGLENELRVC, translated from the exons ATGAGTGCAACGGGCGGTTCGGCGGGGCTCTCCCCGCGCTCCAGAAG GCTGGCAACCCCCCACAGCTCATCCAGGTACTCCAGTTCTCAGCCTCAGAGTCAGGGGGACTCTACTCCTCTCCCTTCAATCAATGAACGCCTGGCCTTCCTTCGCCCTTCCCGGGAGCTGCTGGAATACTACCGCAAGAAGATTGCCGACTTTGATGAGGAGCATGAGGACTTGGTAAAAAGGCTGGAGAGATACAAAGAAACATACGATGAACAG CACAAATTGCAATGGGAAGTACGTCAGCGAGAAGAGGAGATTGCAGAGTTGCAAAAGGCTTTGAGTGACATGCAAGTCTACCTCTTCCAGGAGAGGGAACACGTGCTCCGTCTTTACTCTGAGAATGACCGGCTGAAAATCAG GGAATTGgaggataggaaaaaaattcaacatCTTCTGGCTTTAGTGGGAACAGATGCAGGAGAAGTTACGTATTTTCACAAAGAGCCGCCACATAAG GTTACTGTTCTGCAAAGGCCAGCTAAATCCAGAGATTCACATGAAGGAAATGACAGTTCTAGAACAG GCACCAAGAGGAGCACTtcaaaacaagcaggaaaaggaGACATACATGAAAGTCCTGAGAGATATCAGAGAGACAACCAAACGCTTCTACTTCAG GTGGAGGCCCTGCAAGCTCAGATAGAAGAACAGACACGCTTATCCAAGGAACAGCTTCAGGCATTACTAGAGGACAGGCGGATTCACATGGAAGAAGCCCAGGTCCAGCACCAGAGAGACCAGGACAAGATTAAAACTTTAACAGATAA ACTCAACAAGACTCAAAATCTCTTATATGAGAGTACCCGTGACTTTCTCCAGCTGAAGTTTGATGTTCGAGCCAGTGAGAAAGCGTGGATGGTAGAGAAGGACAGTCTGCTGAGGAAGATTGACAAAGATTCGGATCAGCTTATCGGCAGGGAGCcggaaagagagaagaagcagagagaCACCAAGATGCTTCAAGCAGATCATGAAGCTGGGAAACCCCACAGTAGAGGAgtaaag tCACTGCAAGAAGAACTCATGCAGGAACAGCAACTATCAAACATGTACAGAGAACAGTGTATCGCCCTGGAAAGTGAGCTGGCTAGGATTTGTGAAGAGAGAGATGCTGGCAGAGAACTCTTTAAG AAACGCTCAGAAAAGATGGGGAAGCGCCTGAAGCTGGTGACTCAACGATACGAGGCCTTGGAAAAACGTCGTACTATGGAAGTGGAAGGCTTTAAGAATGACATTAAACAGCTTCGGCAGAAACTGAGAGATGTAGAGAAGCAGCTTTTTAAG gtGACTCTGAATATTGGACCGGACCAGGATCTTGCAATTCTACATGAGGTTCGGCAAGGAAACAGGCTAACCCGTAAACTtcaagaagaattaaaatacttaaaagcaaaaatctatGGCTTAGAGAATGAACTACGAGTCTGCTGA